The following coding sequences are from one Epinephelus fuscoguttatus linkage group LG7, E.fuscoguttatus.final_Chr_v1 window:
- the si:dkey-72l14.3 gene encoding glyco_hydro_56 domain-containing protein gives MAWTEPRSRPDPKPEPKVTSNNFRTHTFSSTFHQVQPLVFLPLLLLLTAFADLGLAGPPQPARPPLLSGQPFIIFWGIPDSSCSGRPDLRSFGMEPEGRVAVFYEDTLGKYPYFIDKDTPVNGGLPQHTRLDDHLRKTQQDLEAALPAPRYLGLGVLRWAEWVPQWSRNREKQAMYPGASRKLMKTFFPNWTPEEVEKWSQVDFEAAAQSVMMETLREVKRLRPKALWGVSPFPSCYNGSPAQTMLANYTGQCPATELALNDELLWLWKRCTALYPLLTLEKRQSGAPGARLYLSSQIREALRVSSLTGTAFDLPVFPLVKSFYASTNTFLSQADLVSTIGESAAMGTAGVVIWERSETKTERECQDLAEFVRKVLGPYSVNVTAATRLCSASLCQGKGRCVRQNPDSSAYLHLPTPSEVVEKVTEKAEAAKATDQPDTSTKPAEPDPAEMWKKDFQCQWYKTADGDVSDQQSPKDGVSVGVTVKENTGDVMETTIASTIASTTTTGASVTELSETSSPSTGSRTPLLEVTADSGTNPLSAPDLTVLLLLLAGCLCLEP, from the exons ATGGCGTGGACCGAGCCACGGTCGCGTCCAGACCCAAagccagagcccaaagtgacatcaAATAATTTCAGGACTCACACTTTTTCTTCAACCTTTCATCAAGTCCAACCTCTAGTTTTCTTgcccctccttctcctgctcactGCCTTCGCTGACCTGGGTCTTGCCGGTCCACCCCAGCCAGCTCGCCCCCCTCTCCTGTCTGGACAGCCTTTTATCATCTTCTGGGGCATCCCTGACTCTTCCTGCTCTGGTCGGCCAGATCTGAGATCTTTTGGGATGGAACCAGAGGGTCGTGTGGCCGTCTTTTATGAGGACACGCTGGGGAAATACCCTTATTTTATAGACAAAGACACACCAGTCAATGGGGGGCTACCACAGCACACACGGCTGGATGACCATCTCCGGAAGACACAGCAGGACTTGGAGGCAGCTTTACCTGCTCCGAGGTACCTCGGACTGGGGGTGCTGCGCTGGGCCGAGTGGGTCCCCCAGTGGTCAAGGAACCGAGAAAAGCAAGCAATGTATCCAGGGGCATCGAGAAAACTGATGAAGACTTTCTTTCCTAACTGGACCccggaggaggtggagaagtggTCACAG GTGGACTTCgaggcagcagcacagtcaGTAATGATGGAGACTCTACGGGAGGTCAAAAGGTTAAGGCCCAAAGCATTATGGGGCGTCTCCCCTTTTCCCAGCTGCTACAATGGCAGTCCTGCCCAAACCATGTTAGCCAATTACACCGGCCAGTGCCCTGCTACGGAGCTGGCCCTTAACGACGAGCTTCTGTGGCTATGGAAACGATGCACCGCCCTCTACCCTCTCCTCACCCTGGAGAAGCGGCAG AGTGGGGCCCCTGGAGCCAGGCTTTATTTGTCCAGTCAAATCAGAGAAGCACTGCGAGTATCATCTCTGACTGGGACTGCGTTTGATCTTCCTGTATTCCCACTGGTCAAGAGTTTCTACGCCTCAACTAACACTTTCCTGTCACAG gCAGACCTGGTCAGCACCATAGGAGAGAGTGCTGCCATGGGAACAGCCGGAGTTGTCATCTGGGAGAGAAGTGAGACTAAGACGGAG AGAGAGTGTCAGGACTTGGCAGAGTTCGTCCGTAAGGTCTTGGGACCCTACTCCGTGAACGTAACCGCGGCGACTCGACTCTGCTCAGCCTCTCTGTGCCAGGGAAAGGGTCGATGCGTCCGTCAAAACCCAGACAGCTCTGCCTATCTTCACCTCCCAACCCCATCTGAAGTGGTGGAGAAGGTGACAGAAAAG GCCGAGGCAGCAAAAGCTACAGATCAGCCGGACACAAGCACTAAACCAGCTGAACCAGACCCAGCTGAGATGTGGAAGAAGGACTTCCAGTGCCAGTGGTACAAGACCGCAGATGGGGACGTCTCAGACCAGCAGTCCCCCAAAGACGGAGTCTCTGTTGGGGTTACCGTAAAAGAAAATACTGGAGATGTAATGGAGACTACAATCGCATCTACCATAGCttctacaacaacaacaggtgCCTCTGTGACTGAGCTAAGTGAGACCAGTTCACCTAGTACTGGAAGTCGGACGCCTTTACTGGAAGTGACTGCAGACAGTGGGACAAATCCACTGAGTGCCCCAGACCTGACtgttctgttgctgctgctggctggaTGTCTATGCCTCGAACCTTAA